A genomic region of Sinobacterium caligoides contains the following coding sequences:
- the hslU gene encoding ATP-dependent protease ATPase subunit HslU has protein sequence MSEMTPREIAHELDRHIIGQSGAKRAVAIALRNRWRRMQLDEALREEVTPKNILMIGPTGVGKTEVARRLAKLANAPFIKVEATKFTEVGYVGRDVESIIRDLVESSIKQLREQEVNKNQNKASDAAEERILDVLLPPARSFEEDAAASKDSSTRQVFRKKLRQGELDDKEIEIEVAAAAPGVDILAPPGMEDMTNQLQSMFSNMGQGKKKSAKMSVKDAMKVLRDEEAGKLVNEEDLKTRAVRLAEQNGIVFIDEIDKVAKRGESGGTDVSREGVQRDLLPLIEGCTVSTKYGMVKTDYILFIASGAFHLSRPSDLIPELQGRLPIRVELDALSSDDFYRILTEPRASLTEQYRALLATEGLSVEFSDDGIRRIADTAWEVNERTENIGARRLHTVLERLLEKASFEACDMAARGENLVIDAAFVDAELGELKQDDDLSRFIL, from the coding sequence ATGTCTGAGATGACACCGAGAGAGATTGCGCACGAGCTGGACCGTCACATCATCGGTCAGTCTGGTGCTAAACGCGCCGTGGCGATCGCCCTGCGCAACCGCTGGCGTCGGATGCAGCTGGACGAGGCGCTGCGTGAAGAGGTGACACCGAAAAACATCTTAATGATCGGCCCTACCGGCGTTGGTAAGACCGAGGTGGCAAGACGTCTGGCGAAGCTGGCCAATGCGCCGTTCATCAAAGTCGAGGCGACTAAGTTCACCGAGGTGGGCTATGTCGGCCGTGATGTCGAGTCGATCATTCGCGATTTGGTGGAGTCGTCGATCAAGCAGCTGCGCGAGCAGGAAGTCAACAAGAACCAGAACAAGGCCAGCGACGCCGCCGAAGAGCGCATCCTCGATGTGCTGCTGCCGCCGGCACGCAGCTTTGAGGAAGATGCCGCGGCGAGTAAAGATTCGTCGACACGGCAGGTGTTCCGCAAGAAGTTACGCCAGGGCGAGTTGGACGACAAGGAGATCGAGATCGAGGTGGCTGCCGCCGCTCCCGGCGTCGACATCCTCGCGCCCCCGGGCATGGAAGACATGACCAATCAGCTGCAGAGCATGTTCTCTAACATGGGGCAGGGCAAGAAGAAGTCGGCGAAGATGAGCGTCAAAGACGCGATGAAAGTGCTGCGTGATGAAGAGGCCGGCAAGCTGGTCAATGAAGAAGACCTGAAGACGCGCGCGGTGCGCCTGGCCGAGCAGAACGGTATCGTCTTTATCGACGAGATCGATAAGGTGGCTAAGCGCGGTGAGAGTGGCGGTACCGATGTCTCTCGTGAAGGGGTGCAGCGCGACCTGTTGCCGCTGATCGAGGGCTGTACGGTGTCGACCAAATACGGCATGGTGAAGACCGATTACATCCTCTTTATCGCCTCCGGTGCCTTCCACCTGAGCCGCCCCTCTGATCTGATTCCAGAGCTGCAGGGCCGCCTGCCGATTCGCGTCGAGCTGGATGCTTTGAGTAGCGACGATTTCTATCGCATCTTGACCGAGCCGCGGGCGAGCCTGACCGAACAGTACCGTGCCCTCTTGGCTACCGAGGGGTTGAGTGTCGAGTTCAGCGATGATGGTATTCGTCGCATTGCGGATACCGCCTGGGAGGTGAACGAGCGCACCGAGAATATCGGCGCCCGCCGGTTGCACACGGTGTTGGAGCGCCTGTTAGAGAAAGCCTCTTTCGAGGCCTGTGATATGGCGGCGCGCGGTGAAAACTTGGTGATCGATGCGGCCTTCGTCGACGCTGAACTCGGTGAGTTGAAGCAGGACGATGATTTGAGTCGCTTCATCCTCTAG
- the hslV gene encoding ATP-dependent protease subunit HslV, which yields MEQYRGTTILSVRRNGKVVIGGDGQVSMGNTVMKGNARKVRRLYHNKVLAGFAGGTADAFTLFELFEAQLEKYQGQLVRAAVELAKAWRTERSMRNLEALLIVADHETSLIISGNGDVIEPEDNLVAIGSGGPYAQSAAMALLHNTELSARDIVTKGLTIAGDICVYTNHNHTIEELDTGAAE from the coding sequence TTGGAACAGTACAGAGGTACAACGATTCTTTCAGTGCGCCGTAACGGTAAAGTTGTTATCGGTGGTGACGGCCAAGTGTCCATGGGCAATACCGTGATGAAGGGTAACGCGCGCAAGGTGCGCCGCCTGTACCACAATAAGGTACTGGCCGGTTTTGCTGGCGGCACCGCCGACGCCTTTACCCTATTCGAGCTGTTTGAAGCCCAGTTGGAAAAGTATCAGGGACAGCTGGTACGTGCCGCCGTCGAGCTGGCTAAGGCGTGGCGTACCGAGCGCTCGATGCGCAACCTCGAGGCGTTGCTGATTGTTGCGGACCACGAGACCTCGCTGATCATTAGTGGTAACGGCGACGTGATCGAGCCAGAGGACAATCTGGTGGCGATCGGTTCTGGCGGACCCTACGCCCAGTCTGCGGCGATGGCGCTACTGCACAATACCGAGCTCAGTGCTCGCGATATCGTCACCAAGGGGCTGACCATCGCCGGCGATATCTGTGTTTATACCAACCACAATCACACCATTGAAGAATTGGATACTGGTGCCGCCGAATAG
- a CDS encoding SPOR domain-containing protein, giving the protein MNRRTPIEKASTPIWVWLLTAVLLLGLLAFLAHLLTQAPASGTTVKPTKSSSQAKQERPIPVVNKSKPAVKADGKIDYEFYRILKESEVKVDVVPLDMQPRKEYIYFIQAGSFRSHADADSHRANLILQGLKAHIEGPSKNGWYRVLVGPYERHAGRFSKERAALVNQGFDTMTIKRDKPKK; this is encoded by the coding sequence GTGAATCGCCGCACTCCCATAGAGAAGGCGTCGACGCCCATCTGGGTCTGGCTGTTGACGGCGGTTTTACTGTTGGGATTGCTGGCGTTTCTGGCACACTTGCTGACGCAGGCGCCGGCCTCGGGTACGACGGTGAAACCAACAAAGAGTAGCAGTCAGGCGAAGCAGGAGCGGCCGATTCCGGTGGTCAACAAGAGCAAGCCGGCGGTTAAGGCGGATGGCAAGATCGACTACGAGTTTTATCGTATCCTCAAAGAATCCGAGGTGAAGGTCGATGTCGTGCCGCTGGATATGCAGCCGCGTAAAGAGTATATCTACTTCATTCAGGCCGGCTCGTTCCGCTCGCATGCAGATGCTGACAGCCATCGTGCCAACCTGATCTTGCAGGGGCTGAAGGCGCACATCGAAGGGCCGAGTAAAAATGGCTGGTACCGTGTCTTAGTCGGGCCCTACGAGCGACATGCGGGACGCTTCTCGAAGGAGCGTGCGGCACTGGTCAATCAGGGCTTTGACACCATGACGATCAAGCGCGATAAGCCGAAAAAGTAG
- the argS gene encoding arginine--tRNA ligase, giving the protein MKDVIAELLSQTIEQLKSAAIIPAELSPRINVDRTRDKSHGDLATNLAMMLAKPVGKPPREVAQLIIDHMPTSASVAKIEIAGPGFINFYLNEGAASAIVETVLTQGDKFGCSDIGKGRKVQVEFVSANPTGPLHVGHGRGAAVGDTLCRLMTATGWETTAEFYYNDAGNQINNLGVSTQARCQGIAPDQAGWPEDGYRGDYIQDVATAYMAGETIVAEDKQVTGAADADNLAAITEFAVAYLRREQDLDLKAFGVHFDVFSLESALYAEGKVEQVVADLVASGNTYEKDDALWLKTTDFGDDKDRVMRKSDGGYTYFVPDVAYHKEKWQRGFSRVINEQGADHHSTVTRVRAGLQALDVGIPSGWPEYVLHQMVMVMRGGEEVKLSKRAGSYITIRDLIDEVGKDATRYFLAARSPNSQLTFDIDLARSQSNDNPVYYIQYAHARICSMMAKLDGLGWSWSKETESDLTLLTEDAEKALLKRLTAFPEYVSKAANSAEPHVIANYIYDLAGEFHSCYNAHKTLVEDEALRNARLALSAAVRQVLSNGLTLLGVSSPEQM; this is encoded by the coding sequence ATGAAAGATGTTATTGCCGAGCTGCTAAGCCAGACCATTGAACAGTTGAAGTCCGCCGCCATCATCCCGGCCGAGCTTAGCCCGCGAATTAACGTCGATCGCACCCGTGACAAGAGTCATGGCGACCTTGCGACCAATCTGGCGATGATGCTCGCCAAACCGGTTGGCAAGCCGCCGCGCGAGGTGGCGCAGCTGATCATCGACCACATGCCGACGTCGGCGTCGGTCGCCAAGATTGAGATTGCCGGCCCCGGTTTCATCAACTTCTATCTCAACGAAGGGGCGGCCTCCGCTATCGTTGAGACCGTGTTAACGCAGGGCGACAAGTTTGGTTGTAGCGATATCGGTAAGGGCCGCAAGGTGCAGGTCGAGTTTGTATCGGCTAACCCTACCGGGCCGCTGCATGTTGGCCACGGCCGTGGTGCGGCTGTTGGTGACACCTTGTGTCGGCTGATGACGGCGACCGGCTGGGAGACCACGGCAGAGTTTTACTACAACGATGCCGGCAACCAGATTAACAACTTGGGCGTATCGACTCAGGCGCGCTGTCAGGGTATCGCACCCGATCAGGCGGGTTGGCCGGAGGACGGCTATCGCGGCGACTATATCCAAGATGTGGCGACGGCCTACATGGCCGGCGAGACGATTGTCGCCGAGGACAAGCAGGTCACCGGTGCCGCCGATGCCGACAATCTGGCGGCGATCACCGAGTTTGCGGTTGCCTATCTGCGCCGCGAGCAGGACTTGGATCTGAAGGCCTTCGGTGTGCACTTCGATGTCTTCTCGCTGGAGAGTGCGCTGTATGCAGAGGGTAAGGTCGAACAGGTGGTGGCCGATTTAGTGGCGAGTGGTAACACCTACGAGAAGGACGACGCGCTGTGGTTGAAGACCACGGACTTCGGTGACGACAAGGATCGGGTGATGCGCAAGAGTGACGGCGGCTACACCTACTTTGTTCCCGATGTCGCCTACCACAAGGAGAAGTGGCAGCGTGGCTTCAGCCGGGTGATCAACGAGCAGGGGGCCGATCATCACTCGACCGTCACGCGTGTGCGCGCAGGACTGCAGGCGCTGGATGTTGGCATTCCGAGCGGCTGGCCCGAGTATGTGCTGCACCAGATGGTGATGGTGATGCGCGGTGGCGAAGAGGTGAAACTCTCCAAACGTGCCGGTAGCTATATCACTATTCGCGACCTGATCGACGAGGTGGGCAAAGATGCCACTCGTTACTTCCTCGCGGCGCGCAGTCCTAACTCGCAGTTGACCTTCGATATCGATCTGGCGCGCTCGCAGAGCAACGATAACCCGGTCTACTACATTCAGTACGCACACGCGCGTATCTGCAGCATGATGGCGAAGCTCGACGGTCTCGGCTGGTCGTGGTCGAAGGAGACTGAGAGCGACCTGACGCTGCTGACTGAAGACGCAGAAAAGGCGCTGCTGAAGCGTCTTACCGCCTTCCCGGAATATGTGAGCAAGGCGGCAAATAGCGCCGAACCTCACGTCATTGCCAATTACATCTACGACCTCGCCGGTGAGTTCCACAGTTGTTATAACGCACACAAGACGCTGGTTGAGGATGAGGCTCTGCGCAACGCCCGCCTGGCCTTGAGTGCCGCGGTGCGACAGGTACTCAGCAACGGTTTGACGCTGCTCGGTGTCTCTAGCCCAGAGCAGATGTAG
- a CDS encoding primosomal protein N', whose translation MNRSSTADEPFNLSAPQPADEDAPLWRVAVPTPLRKLYDYLPPVALTAEQCARVTPGVRVKVSFGRQQLIGVVVDCDAQSDFQRSKLKPVLELLDNDSVFSADIERLCHWISRYYQYGLGEVMSNALPVLLRKGRSVSAQVKRWRLTTNGKGLPEGALRGAKKQALLLALLQRGEQSPETLKEQGISAAISRAMVDKGLIEQVLIDEALAVPSAPLPATLRQSALTLNAQQQRALDEVPDTGFAPTLLQGVTGSGKTEVYLQLIHRQLEAGRQALVLVPEIGLTPQTQQRFIDRFDCPVAMLHSAMSDTARLEVWRRARVGQLGIVIGTRSALFTPLPQLGIIIVDEEHDGSFKQLEGVRYNARDAAVVRAKDCAIPIVLGSATPSLESLHNAQQGRYRHLELLERAGGAEPPAVQLVDVRQQNMHEGMSGELLEAMREELQRGRQVLLFLNRRGYSPSLMCHQCGWCADCHNCDAKLTVHLKPRQLHCHHCDSRYAIPAACPNCHSGNLLGEGIGTERSQRALEQLFPAVPVLRVDRDTVSRRGELDELLAEVHSGEPCILVGTQMLAKGHHFPDVTLVAIVDADAGFFSSDFRGSERISQLLVQVAGRAGRAEHRGRVLVQTHHPEHLLMRQLLEQGYHAVAQSLLAERQVLGLPPCGYLVMVRADARHEQLAEQMLARLRDALQGLAGSEVTWVGPMPALMVRRQGRFRAQIMLRSGSRGLLAQLAGAVVGWLEADAEARKMRWSIDVDPQDTL comes from the coding sequence ATGAATAGATCTTCCACAGCAGATGAACCCTTTAATCTGTCGGCGCCACAGCCTGCCGACGAGGATGCGCCGTTGTGGCGGGTGGCGGTGCCGACACCGCTGCGCAAGCTCTATGACTATCTGCCGCCGGTAGCGCTGACGGCAGAACAGTGTGCACGCGTGACGCCGGGGGTGCGGGTTAAGGTGTCGTTTGGCCGTCAGCAGTTGATCGGTGTGGTCGTCGACTGTGATGCGCAGTCGGACTTTCAGCGCAGTAAACTCAAGCCGGTGCTGGAATTGCTCGATAATGACAGTGTTTTCAGTGCCGATATTGAGCGGCTGTGTCACTGGATCAGCCGCTACTATCAATACGGGCTCGGTGAGGTGATGAGCAACGCCCTGCCAGTACTGTTGCGCAAGGGGCGCAGTGTCAGCGCACAGGTGAAGCGCTGGCGGCTGACGACGAATGGTAAGGGGCTGCCGGAAGGCGCGTTGCGGGGGGCGAAGAAGCAGGCGTTATTATTGGCACTATTGCAGCGTGGCGAGCAGAGCCCTGAAACTCTAAAGGAGCAGGGCATTAGTGCGGCGATTAGTCGCGCCATGGTCGATAAGGGACTGATTGAACAAGTGCTGATCGATGAGGCACTGGCCGTGCCGAGCGCGCCTTTGCCGGCGACTTTGCGGCAGTCGGCGCTGACCTTGAATGCACAGCAGCAGCGGGCCCTAGACGAGGTGCCGGACACGGGCTTTGCGCCGACCCTGTTGCAGGGGGTGACCGGCAGTGGTAAGACTGAGGTCTATCTGCAGTTGATTCATCGGCAGCTAGAGGCGGGTCGGCAGGCATTGGTGCTGGTGCCGGAGATTGGCCTGACGCCACAGACACAGCAACGCTTTATTGATCGCTTTGACTGCCCGGTAGCGATGCTGCACTCGGCGATGTCGGATACGGCACGGCTGGAGGTGTGGCGGCGAGCGCGGGTGGGTCAGCTGGGGATCGTGATCGGCACGCGTTCGGCACTGTTCACGCCGCTGCCGCAGCTGGGCATTATTATCGTCGATGAGGAGCATGATGGCTCTTTCAAGCAGCTGGAGGGGGTGCGCTACAATGCCCGTGATGCCGCCGTGGTGCGCGCGAAAGACTGCGCCATACCCATCGTTTTAGGGTCGGCGACACCGTCGCTGGAGTCGCTGCACAACGCTCAGCAGGGGCGCTATCGCCACCTTGAACTATTGGAACGGGCGGGAGGTGCCGAGCCACCAGCCGTGCAGCTGGTCGATGTACGGCAACAGAATATGCACGAGGGGATGAGTGGCGAGCTGCTCGAGGCGATGCGCGAAGAGTTGCAGCGCGGTCGTCAGGTGCTGTTGTTTCTCAATCGCCGCGGCTACTCGCCGTCGCTGATGTGTCATCAGTGCGGCTGGTGTGCGGATTGTCATAACTGCGATGCCAAGCTGACCGTCCACCTCAAACCACGCCAGTTACACTGCCATCACTGCGACAGTCGTTACGCTATCCCGGCGGCCTGCCCGAACTGCCATAGCGGCAACCTGCTTGGCGAGGGTATCGGTACCGAGCGTAGTCAGCGGGCGCTGGAGCAGCTGTTTCCGGCGGTGCCGGTATTGCGCGTCGATCGCGATACGGTGTCGCGTCGAGGTGAGCTCGACGAGCTGTTGGCCGAGGTGCATAGCGGTGAGCCCTGTATTTTGGTGGGCACACAGATGCTGGCCAAGGGGCACCATTTTCCCGATGTGACGTTAGTTGCCATCGTCGATGCCGATGCGGGCTTCTTTAGTAGTGATTTCCGGGGCAGCGAGCGCATCAGCCAGCTGCTGGTGCAGGTGGCGGGCCGAGCGGGCCGGGCGGAGCACCGTGGACGGGTGTTGGTGCAGACCCATCACCCCGAGCACCTGTTGATGCGGCAGCTGTTGGAGCAGGGTTATCACGCGGTGGCGCAATCGCTTCTGGCCGAGCGTCAGGTGTTGGGGCTGCCGCCCTGCGGCTACCTGGTGATGGTGCGTGCCGATGCCCGTCACGAGCAGTTAGCGGAACAAATGTTGGCGCGTCTACGCGATGCTCTGCAGGGGTTGGCCGGTAGTGAGGTGACATGGGTGGGCCCGATGCCGGCGTTGATGGTACGGCGGCAGGGACGTTTCCGCGCACAGATCATGTTGCGCAGTGGCAGCCGTGGGTTGTTGGCACAGTTGGCTGGCGCCGTGGTTGGCTGGTTAGAGGCCGATGCCGAGGCGCGTAAGATGCGCTGGTCAATTGATGTGGATCCGCAGGATACATTATAA
- the rpmE gene encoding 50S ribosomal protein L31, which produces MKEGIHPKYQALTATCSCGAVHEVKSTMHKDLHLDICSACHPFYTGKQKEASTGGRVDRFKKRFSSRTSR; this is translated from the coding sequence ATGAAAGAAGGTATTCACCCTAAATACCAAGCACTTACCGCGACTTGCAGCTGCGGTGCTGTGCACGAAGTTAAGTCTACTATGCATAAAGACCTACACCTCGATATCTGTTCAGCCTGCCACCCGTTCTACACCGGCAAGCAGAAAGAAGCGAGCACCGGTGGACGTGTTGATCGTTTCAAGAAGCGTTTCAGCTCGCGTACTTCCCGCTAA
- a CDS encoding malic enzyme-like NAD(P)-binding protein: protein MSDFKKEALDYHALPKPGKVALALTTASQTQHDLALAYSPGVAEPVRAIAANPADAYKYTAKGNLVAVISNGTAILGLGNLGSLASKPVMEGKSLLFKRFAGVDSVDIEVDTVDADDFVKTVKNIAATFGGINLEDIKAPECFEIEKQLIEACDIPVFHDDQHGTAIVTAAGMLNALEVQGKNIADAKIVCLGAGAAAIACMRLLVSVGADRNNIRMIDTRGVIYQGRENINKYKAEFASETDDRTLIDACKDADAFVGLSGPNLMSPELLQSMAPNPVIFACSNPDPEIAPSLAHSVRDDIIMATGRSDFPNQVNNVLGFPFIFRGALDVHAKVINEEMKIAAVHAIKDLAKLPVPQVVLDACNVDALEFGRDYIIPKPMDSRLLGLVSGAVAQAAVDTGVAQQPYPAHYPLQSTDDC from the coding sequence ATGTCAGATTTTAAAAAAGAAGCACTCGATTACCACGCTCTACCCAAGCCAGGCAAAGTGGCCCTCGCCCTCACCACCGCCTCACAGACACAGCATGATTTAGCGCTGGCTTACAGCCCCGGTGTCGCCGAGCCCGTTCGCGCCATCGCCGCCAACCCTGCCGACGCCTACAAGTACACCGCCAAGGGAAACTTGGTTGCGGTCATCAGCAACGGCACCGCGATCCTCGGTCTGGGTAACCTCGGCTCGCTCGCCAGCAAGCCAGTAATGGAAGGTAAGAGCCTGTTATTCAAACGCTTTGCCGGCGTAGACTCCGTCGATATTGAAGTCGACACCGTCGATGCCGACGACTTCGTCAAGACCGTCAAAAACATCGCCGCCACCTTCGGCGGTATCAACCTCGAAGACATCAAGGCACCCGAGTGCTTCGAGATTGAAAAGCAGTTGATCGAAGCCTGCGATATACCCGTCTTCCACGACGACCAGCACGGTACCGCTATCGTCACCGCCGCCGGCATGCTCAACGCGCTGGAGGTCCAGGGTAAGAACATCGCCGATGCCAAAATCGTCTGCCTCGGCGCCGGTGCCGCCGCCATCGCCTGTATGCGCCTGCTCGTCAGTGTCGGTGCCGACCGCAACAATATCCGCATGATCGACACCCGCGGTGTTATCTACCAGGGTCGTGAGAACATCAACAAATACAAGGCCGAATTCGCCAGCGAGACCGACGACCGCACCTTGATTGACGCCTGCAAAGACGCCGACGCCTTCGTCGGTCTCTCCGGCCCCAACCTGATGTCGCCAGAGTTGTTGCAGAGCATGGCACCCAACCCTGTTATCTTCGCCTGCTCCAATCCAGATCCAGAGATCGCACCGTCACTGGCACACTCGGTGCGCGACGATATCATCATGGCCACAGGGCGCTCCGACTTCCCTAACCAGGTCAATAACGTACTGGGCTTCCCTTTCATCTTCCGCGGCGCCCTCGACGTCCACGCTAAGGTGATCAACGAAGAGATGAAGATCGCCGCCGTACACGCCATCAAAGACCTCGCCAAGCTACCGGTACCACAGGTCGTACTCGATGCCTGTAATGTCGACGCCCTCGAATTCGGCCGTGACTACATCATCCCCAAGCCGATGGACAGCCGTCTACTCGGTCTAGTTAGTGGCGCCGTCGCACAGGCCGCCGTCGATACCGGCGTCGCCCAACAGCCCTACCCGGCTCACTACCCACTGCAGAGCACTGACGACTGCTAG
- a CDS encoding gamma-butyrobetaine hydroxylase-like domain-containing protein, with protein sequence MSPTTANTAPIPSGINYKKQSKLLVLSYGDEDYSLSAELLRVYSPSAEVQGHGVGSEVLQFGKRHVTIVHIQPVGNYAIQLHFDDGHDSGIYSWGYLYRLANEQQQLWDDYLARLAAEGQSRDENTQVIRLGN encoded by the coding sequence ATGTCACCGACCACTGCAAACACCGCCCCGATCCCCAGCGGCATCAACTACAAAAAACAGTCAAAATTGCTCGTGCTCAGCTACGGCGACGAAGACTACTCGCTCAGCGCCGAGTTGCTGCGCGTCTACTCACCCTCGGCCGAGGTCCAGGGGCACGGGGTCGGCTCCGAGGTGCTGCAGTTCGGCAAGCGCCATGTCACTATCGTACACATCCAGCCTGTCGGCAACTACGCCATTCAGCTGCACTTCGATGACGGCCACGATTCAGGCATTTACTCCTGGGGCTATCTCTATCGGCTGGCCAATGAACAGCAGCAGCTCTGGGATGACTATCTCGCCCGCCTCGCCGCCGAAGGACAGAGCCGCGATGAAAACACCCAGGTGATTCGCCTCGGTAATTAA
- the ubiE gene encoding bifunctional demethylmenaquinone methyltransferase/2-methoxy-6-polyprenyl-1,4-benzoquinol methylase UbiE encodes MSEQKTTHFGFKTVNSSDKAGLVAGVFHSVAAKYDLMNDLMSGGVHRLWKRFTIEVSGVRRGQRVLDIAGGTGDLAAKFSRLVGAEGEVVLADINDSMLKVGRDKLIDRGICNNVNYVQCDAQYLPFPDNHFDCITIAFGLRNVTDKDRALRSMLRVLKPGGRLLVLEFSKPQSELLSKAYDAYSFNVLPRIGKLVTNDADSYQYLAESIRMHPDQQTLKEMMDDAGFTMTEFYNMTGGVVALHKGVKP; translated from the coding sequence ATGAGCGAGCAAAAGACCACCCACTTCGGTTTCAAAACCGTCAACAGCAGCGACAAAGCAGGCTTAGTTGCCGGCGTATTTCACTCCGTTGCCGCCAAGTACGACCTAATGAACGATCTGATGAGCGGCGGTGTCCATCGCCTCTGGAAGCGTTTTACCATCGAGGTCAGCGGTGTTCGTCGCGGTCAACGCGTACTCGATATCGCCGGCGGCACCGGCGACTTAGCCGCCAAGTTCTCTCGCCTCGTCGGCGCCGAGGGCGAGGTTGTTCTCGCCGACATCAACGACTCCATGTTGAAGGTCGGCCGCGACAAGCTCATCGACCGCGGCATCTGCAACAACGTCAACTACGTCCAGTGCGATGCGCAGTATCTACCCTTCCCCGATAATCACTTCGACTGCATTACCATTGCCTTCGGACTGCGCAACGTCACCGACAAAGACCGCGCCCTACGCTCCATGCTGCGCGTGCTCAAGCCCGGCGGCCGTTTACTGGTACTCGAGTTCTCCAAGCCGCAGAGCGAACTACTCTCCAAGGCCTACGACGCCTACTCATTTAACGTACTGCCACGCATCGGCAAGCTGGTCACCAACGACGCAGACAGCTATCAGTACCTCGCCGAAAGCATCCGCATGCACCCCGATCAGCAGACACTGAAAGAGATGATGGATGACGCCGGCTTCACCATGACCGAGTTCTATAACATGACCGGCGGTGTCGTCGCTCTACACAAGGGCGTAAAGCCTTGA
- a CDS encoding ubiquinone biosynthesis accessory factor UbiJ: protein MIILPTLHTAGLAALEKVINSALRFDPGSRRALAELDGRVFHIEITSPQLDFYLCPQHDGISLRGYYDGPVDSHLAGSAGEFLQLLGADDAASSLINGNITLTGDSAPLLQLQAILKRLDIDWEAAISKSLGGNSFADMAANGLGSLLRGGLKFGREAQRNLRRQASDFILEEGRLSPPKSELEDFYSQVSRLANDTERLQAKLDRLARKITP, encoded by the coding sequence TTGATCATCTTGCCGACGTTGCATACCGCGGGTCTAGCCGCCCTCGAGAAGGTGATCAATAGCGCCCTGCGCTTTGATCCCGGTAGCCGTCGAGCACTCGCTGAGCTCGACGGGCGAGTCTTCCATATCGAGATCACCAGCCCACAGCTCGACTTCTACCTCTGCCCACAGCACGACGGCATTTCCCTGCGCGGCTATTACGACGGCCCCGTCGATAGCCACCTGGCTGGCAGCGCCGGCGAGTTTCTGCAGCTGCTCGGCGCCGACGACGCCGCCTCGAGCCTGATCAACGGCAACATCACGCTGACCGGCGACAGCGCCCCCCTGTTACAACTACAGGCAATTTTAAAGCGACTGGATATCGACTGGGAGGCCGCCATCAGCAAGAGCCTCGGCGGCAACAGCTTCGCCGACATGGCTGCCAACGGCCTCGGCAGCTTGCTGCGCGGCGGCCTCAAGTTCGGTCGCGAGGCACAGCGCAACCTGCGCCGCCAAGCCAGCGACTTCATCCTCGAGGAGGGCCGCTTAAGCCCCCCGAAGAGCGAGCTCGAGGACTTCTACAGTCAGGTCAGCCGCCTCGCCAAC